A region of Nitrospirota bacterium DNA encodes the following proteins:
- a CDS encoding ATP-binding protein gives MFQRVISILKQKELLSPAVIILSLLIVLSLIIILGQFFHQTLQEEMAAQFNQQQLLLAREVAMNIESFIDYVSKNIRVISRLPDLDRIHLSPRSRSVAESINIGLQNKALETIQVLNKDGIVLYDSSYPRKEGMDLSQTDYFQKARLLPDNERLITDLIHVHKDKPETQVFIVATPVYLHDANHPVSEFKGVVLAVLSMDGITQKYLLPIKSGMRGYAWMMDADGTLLYHPTQPQMVGKNLYQSNRSCFQCHKSFATEKKMIEEKTETFGYYKAPGGENKLAAFYRFPIVRKSWIIVVSAPYSDVIALMQKSRRFYSLLILSIFITTLVASGTTIINYKRKIKAEEKAKHFENQRRLEREIEIQKDYLENIIENTKTNLMVLDKDLRVKTLNTAQAKTFSRPKQDILNCPFFTLFPDNLQPYESIPFETLLHKTLTGRSFAIKDYRITALEAAPLYLDMNISPLIIENTISGILISSNNVTKRVHLEEALKQYTVELEDKVDKGTATAKKLEQQVMHSEKLASLGRLAAGVAHEIGNPLTSISTFAQLLREMATDEFSQKSLDIINNHIQRITDIVRHMSTFARADSLKIRPVQLNDVLQSTLDLMRLDKRMKNTIEILSFFDPSLPQTMIDEGQVSQVFMNIILNALDAMPEGGKLTVTTRQERNESGTNSIVIELADTGIGIAGQDLEKIFDPFYTTKEVGTGTGLGLSLSYNIVKRFKGDIRVDSEVGRGTIFTITLPIDQG, from the coding sequence ATGTTTCAACGTGTCATCAGCATCCTCAAACAAAAAGAGCTTCTTTCCCCCGCGGTAATCATCCTGTCGCTTCTGATCGTACTCTCTCTCATCATCATTCTCGGACAGTTCTTTCACCAGACACTCCAGGAAGAGATGGCGGCACAGTTCAACCAACAGCAGCTCCTGCTTGCCCGTGAAGTTGCCATGAACATAGAAAGCTTCATCGACTATGTATCCAAGAACATCCGGGTCATCTCCCGACTACCGGATCTCGATCGTATCCATCTCAGCCCCCGAAGCCGATCAGTTGCCGAATCGATCAATATCGGTTTACAGAACAAAGCATTGGAAACCATCCAGGTGCTTAACAAAGACGGGATTGTGCTCTACGATAGCTCGTATCCCCGGAAGGAAGGCATGGACTTGTCGCAAACCGATTATTTTCAAAAAGCCCGCCTCCTGCCCGACAATGAACGGCTCATTACCGACCTGATCCATGTTCATAAAGATAAACCAGAGACTCAAGTGTTCATCGTTGCCACCCCTGTTTATCTGCACGATGCGAATCACCCCGTATCTGAGTTCAAAGGTGTCGTTCTTGCCGTTCTCTCTATGGATGGCATTACTCAAAAATATCTTTTGCCGATCAAGTCAGGTATGCGCGGGTATGCCTGGATGATGGACGCCGATGGAACGTTGCTCTACCATCCCACTCAGCCCCAGATGGTGGGCAAGAACCTGTACCAATCCAATCGGTCGTGCTTCCAGTGCCACAAGTCATTCGCTACCGAGAAAAAGATGATCGAAGAAAAAACGGAAACCTTTGGGTATTATAAGGCGCCGGGAGGAGAGAACAAACTTGCGGCGTTTTACCGGTTTCCAATCGTAAGAAAATCATGGATCATTGTAGTGTCCGCGCCGTACTCCGACGTCATCGCGCTCATGCAAAAAAGCAGACGGTTCTACTCACTCCTGATCCTGTCGATCTTCATCACCACGCTGGTTGCCTCAGGCACCACGATCATCAATTATAAAAGAAAGATCAAGGCCGAAGAAAAAGCCAAGCATTTCGAGAACCAGCGCAGGCTGGAGCGCGAAATAGAGATCCAGAAGGATTACCTTGAGAACATCATCGAGAACACGAAAACCAATCTCATGGTCCTTGACAAGGATCTCAGGGTCAAAACGTTGAACACCGCTCAGGCGAAGACGTTCAGCCGACCGAAGCAAGACATCCTCAACTGCCCGTTCTTCACGCTCTTCCCTGACAATCTCCAGCCGTATGAAAGCATCCCGTTCGAGACCTTGTTGCACAAAACACTCACGGGACGCAGCTTTGCGATCAAAGATTACAGGATAACCGCTCTTGAAGCGGCCCCTCTCTATCTGGACATGAACATCAGCCCGCTCATCATCGAAAATACGATTTCCGGCATTCTGATATCGAGCAACAACGTCACGAAGCGGGTCCACCTTGAGGAGGCGCTCAAGCAGTACACCGTCGAGCTCGAAGACAAGGTCGACAAGGGGACCGCCACGGCGAAGAAGCTCGAACAGCAGGTCATGCACTCGGAAAAACTTGCTTCGCTCGGCAGGCTCGCGGCCGGCGTCGCCCACGAGATCGGCAATCCCCTCACCTCGATCTCGACCTTTGCCCAGCTGCTCCGGGAAATGGCAACGGACGAATTTTCACAAAAAAGCCTCGACATCATCAACAACCACATCCAGCGGATCACGGATATCGTGCGGCACATGTCCACCTTTGCGCGCGCCGATTCGCTGAAAATAAGACCCGTGCAGCTTAATGACGTCCTGCAGTCAACCCTCGACCTCATGCGTCTCGACAAGCGAATGAAAAACACGATAGAAATTCTGTCTTTTTTTGATCCCAGCCTCCCTCAAACCATGATCGACGAAGGGCAGGTGTCCCAGGTCTTCATGAATATCATCCTGAATGCCCTGGATGCGATGCCCGAAGGTGGGAAACTGACGGTTACGACAAGACAGGAACGGAACGAGTCGGGAACAAATTCAATTGTGATCGAGTTGGCGGACACCGGCATCGGGATTGCCGGACAGGACCTTGAAAAGATCTTCGACCCCTTTTACACAACCAAGGAAGTAGGCACGGGCACCGGACTCGGGCTCTCATTGAGCTATAATATCGTCAAGCGGT